One region of Micromonospora ureilytica genomic DNA includes:
- a CDS encoding phospholipase — protein sequence MHEHAYGPSETGTVVLDLGGDTGALIIYTGRDLHGREIEISRDDDRRVHSAVRERRVRDGSFHSAVYPDLPSGIYTVWWDEHTPAGTISVHGGAIAEFAWPSSGFGAAG from the coding sequence ATGCACGAACACGCGTACGGACCGTCGGAGACCGGGACCGTCGTCCTCGATCTGGGCGGCGACACCGGTGCCCTGATCATCTACACGGGTCGGGATCTGCACGGCCGGGAGATCGAGATCAGTCGCGACGACGACCGGCGGGTGCACTCGGCGGTGCGCGAGCGTCGGGTGCGGGACGGCTCGTTCCACAGTGCGGTCTATCCCGATCTGCCGAGTGGGATCTATACCGTCTGGTGGGACGAACATACGCCCGCCGGCACGATTTCTGTCCATGGTGGAGCGATAGCCGAATTTGCCTGGCCGAGCAGCGGTTTCGGGGCCGCTGGCTGA
- a CDS encoding bifunctional FO biosynthesis protein CofGH — translation MVDRTHSGPSDASVRRALGRAANGRALDVDEATALLSARGAALDELLRLAGGIRDAGLRDAGRPGVVTYSKKVFIPLTRLCRDRCHYCTFATVPHRLPAPFLDRDEVLAIARAGAAQGCKEALFTLGDRPEERWPAARTWLDERGYDSTLDYLRACAVAVLEETGLLPHLNPGVLSWSELQRLKPVAPSMGMMLETTATRLWSEPGGPHFGSPDKEPAVRLRVLEDAGRVGVPFTTGILIGIGETPAERVDALFAIRRAHREYGHLQEVIVQNFRAKPDTAMRGMPDAELHDLAATVAVARLLLGPKARIQAPPNLISGEYDLLLRAGIDDWGGVSPLTPDHVNPERPWPQIEELARHTELAGFTLRERLTIYPEYVRAGDPWLDPRLLPHVNALADPSTGMAVESAMPQGRPWQEPEEVFGGRVDLHATIDTTGRTDDRRGDFDSVYGDWAEVAGKVTPEATARRAGVPPAPAGSGADRDLAAGLKLAADDPAALLDPGHTDAALALFGADGPALDELCRLADDVRRAAVGDDVTYVVNRNINFSNVCYVGCRFCAFAQRERDADAYRLSVDQVADRAEQAWAAGASEVCLQGGIDPKMPVTGYADIVRAIKARVPDMHVHAFSPMEIVTAAAKAGVPVREWLLQLREAGLDTIPGTAAEILDDDVRWVLTKGKLPAAAWVEVVSTAHELGIRSSSTMMYGHVDHPGQWLAHFRVLAGVQDRTGGFTEFVALPFVHTNAPIYLAGIARPGPTWRENRVVHAMSRLLLHGRIDNIQCSWVKLGDEGTVAMLQGGCNDLGGTLMEETISRMAGSDNGSARTEEQLRAIAKAAGRPARKRTTAYGHVRP, via the coding sequence ATGGTTGATCGCACCCACTCCGGCCCTAGTGACGCGAGCGTGCGGCGGGCCCTGGGCCGGGCCGCGAACGGGCGGGCGCTGGACGTCGACGAGGCGACCGCGCTGCTGTCCGCTCGTGGTGCCGCACTCGACGAGTTGCTCCGGCTGGCCGGGGGAATCCGCGACGCCGGGCTGCGGGACGCCGGGCGGCCGGGCGTGGTCACGTACTCCAAGAAGGTCTTCATCCCGCTGACCCGGCTCTGCCGGGACCGTTGCCACTACTGCACCTTCGCGACAGTGCCGCACCGGCTGCCGGCGCCGTTCCTGGACCGCGACGAGGTCCTCGCGATCGCCCGGGCCGGTGCCGCGCAGGGTTGCAAGGAGGCGCTGTTCACCCTGGGTGACCGGCCGGAGGAACGCTGGCCGGCCGCTCGGACCTGGTTGGACGAACGCGGTTACGACTCGACCCTGGACTACCTGCGCGCCTGTGCGGTGGCGGTGCTGGAGGAGACCGGCCTGCTGCCGCACCTCAACCCCGGGGTGCTGTCCTGGTCGGAGCTGCAACGGCTCAAGCCGGTCGCGCCGAGCATGGGCATGATGCTGGAGACGACAGCGACGCGGCTCTGGTCCGAGCCGGGTGGCCCGCACTTCGGCTCACCGGACAAGGAGCCGGCGGTCCGGTTGCGGGTGCTCGAGGACGCGGGCCGGGTCGGGGTGCCGTTCACCACCGGCATCCTGATCGGCATCGGGGAGACTCCGGCGGAGCGGGTGGACGCGCTCTTCGCGATCCGCCGCGCCCACCGGGAGTACGGGCACCTCCAGGAGGTGATCGTGCAGAACTTCCGCGCCAAGCCGGACACGGCGATGCGCGGCATGCCCGACGCGGAGCTGCACGACCTGGCGGCCACGGTGGCGGTGGCACGGCTGCTGCTCGGCCCGAAGGCCCGGATCCAGGCCCCGCCGAATCTCATCTCCGGCGAGTACGACCTGCTGTTGCGTGCCGGCATCGACGACTGGGGTGGCGTCTCCCCGCTCACCCCCGACCACGTCAACCCGGAGCGCCCCTGGCCGCAGATCGAGGAGTTGGCCCGGCACACCGAGTTGGCCGGGTTCACGCTGCGGGAGCGGTTGACGATCTACCCGGAGTACGTGCGTGCGGGCGACCCGTGGCTCGACCCACGGCTGCTGCCGCACGTGAACGCGTTGGCCGACCCGAGCACCGGTATGGCTGTCGAGTCGGCGATGCCGCAGGGACGACCCTGGCAGGAGCCGGAGGAGGTGTTCGGCGGGCGGGTCGACCTGCACGCCACCATCGACACCACCGGCCGCACCGACGACCGGCGCGGTGACTTCGACAGCGTCTACGGCGACTGGGCCGAGGTCGCCGGCAAGGTCACCCCCGAGGCGACCGCGCGCCGGGCGGGCGTACCCCCGGCACCGGCCGGGAGTGGCGCGGACCGTGACCTGGCGGCTGGGCTCAAGCTCGCCGCCGACGACCCGGCGGCGCTGCTCGACCCCGGGCACACCGATGCCGCGCTGGCGCTGTTCGGCGCGGACGGGCCGGCGCTAGACGAGTTGTGCCGCCTCGCCGACGACGTGCGTCGCGCGGCGGTCGGCGACGACGTCACCTACGTGGTCAACCGCAACATCAACTTCAGTAACGTCTGCTACGTGGGCTGCCGGTTCTGTGCCTTCGCGCAGCGTGAGCGGGACGCCGACGCGTACCGGCTCTCCGTCGACCAGGTCGCGGACCGGGCCGAGCAGGCGTGGGCGGCCGGCGCCAGCGAGGTCTGCCTCCAGGGCGGCATCGACCCGAAGATGCCGGTCACCGGGTACGCCGACATCGTGCGTGCGATCAAGGCCCGGGTGCCCGACATGCACGTGCACGCGTTCTCGCCCATGGAGATCGTCACCGCCGCCGCGAAGGCCGGGGTGCCGGTGCGCGAGTGGCTGCTCCAGCTGCGCGAGGCCGGGTTGGACACCATCCCCGGCACCGCCGCCGAGATCCTCGACGACGACGTGCGCTGGGTGCTGACCAAGGGCAAACTCCCGGCCGCCGCCTGGGTCGAGGTGGTCAGCACCGCCCACGAGCTGGGCATCCGGTCCAGCTCCACAATGATGTACGGCCACGTCGACCACCCCGGGCAGTGGCTGGCGCACTTCCGGGTGCTGGCCGGGGTGCAGGACCGCACCGGCGGGTTCACCGAGTTCGTGGCGCTGCCGTTCGTGCACACCAATGCTCCGATCTATCTGGCGGGTATCGCCCGACCGGGGCCGACCTGGCGGGAGAACCGGGTGGTGCACGCCATGTCCCGGTTGCTGCTGCACGGCCGGATCGACAACATCCAGTGCTCCTGGGTGAAGCTCGGTGACGAGGGCACTGTCGCGATGCTCCAGGGCGGCTGCAACGACCTCGGCGGCACGCTGATGGAGGAGACGATCTCCCGGATGGCCGGCTCCGACAACGGGTCGGCGCGTACCGAGGAGCAGTTGCGGGCCATCGCGAAGGCCGCCGGTCGTCCGGCGCGCAAGCGAACGACCGCGTACGGTCACGTCCGGCCCTGA
- a CDS encoding DUF4331 domain-containing protein, with protein MSSHREAPEIAKDPVADSSDLYAFVSPDKRDTVTLIANYVPLQLPSGGPNFFEFGDDVRYEIHIDNDGDGRPDVTYRFEFTTEITNPNSFLYNTGPIDSLDSKNWNRRQFYSLTRVADGREHRLAHKLPCPPCNVGPLSTPKYADLVRQATYSLSTGERVFAGQRADGFFVDLGAIFDLGTLRPFQQLHVAGKKIFKAEGEPVNATDRMNVHSIAVQVPLERVRRRANRYGAADQASVIGVWTSASRRQVRVLGDRGGADTSTGPFTQVSRLGNPLFNEVIVPMSKKDLWNSLPPTEDKRFAQFVEQPELAALLPALYPDVFPNLDKLTKAKKARADLVAILLTGVPAGLIDGFTNATGDVQADMLRLNTAIPPSKRPDRFGVLGGDLAGFPNGRRVGDDVVSIALRAIAGVTVPLVDKTFRPDAAAAAVTPGLSAADVTAPFLANFPYLGTPYDGFNNPPAAS; from the coding sequence ATGTCTTCCCACCGCGAGGCCCCGGAAATAGCCAAGGATCCGGTCGCCGACAGCTCCGACCTGTACGCGTTCGTCAGCCCCGACAAACGCGACACGGTCACGTTGATCGCCAACTACGTGCCGTTGCAGCTCCCCTCCGGGGGCCCGAACTTCTTCGAGTTCGGCGACGACGTGCGGTACGAGATCCATATCGACAACGACGGCGACGGTCGTCCGGATGTGACCTACCGGTTCGAATTCACCACCGAGATCACCAATCCGAACAGTTTTCTCTACAACACCGGCCCGATCGACTCGCTGGACAGCAAGAACTGGAACCGGCGGCAGTTCTACAGCCTGACCCGGGTGGCCGACGGCCGCGAGCACCGGCTGGCGCACAAGCTGCCCTGCCCGCCGTGCAACGTCGGCCCGCTGTCCACCCCGAAGTACGCCGACCTGGTGCGGCAGGCCACCTACTCGCTCTCCACCGGGGAGCGGGTCTTCGCCGGGCAGCGCGCCGACGGGTTCTTCGTCGACCTCGGGGCGATCTTCGACCTCGGCACGCTGCGGCCGTTCCAGCAGCTGCACGTCGCCGGGAAGAAGATCTTCAAGGCCGAGGGCGAACCGGTCAACGCCACCGACCGGATGAACGTGCACAGCATCGCGGTGCAGGTGCCGTTGGAGCGGGTGCGTCGGCGCGCCAACCGGTACGGTGCCGCCGATCAGGCATCGGTGATCGGCGTGTGGACGTCGGCGTCGCGCCGGCAGGTGCGGGTGCTCGGCGACCGGGGTGGGGCGGACACCTCCACCGGCCCGTTCACCCAGGTCTCGCGGTTGGGCAATCCACTGTTCAACGAGGTCATCGTGCCGATGTCCAAGAAGGACCTGTGGAACTCGCTGCCGCCGACGGAGGACAAGCGGTTCGCCCAGTTCGTCGAGCAGCCGGAACTGGCCGCGTTGCTGCCGGCGCTCTACCCGGACGTCTTCCCCAACCTGGACAAGCTCACCAAGGCCAAGAAGGCACGAGCCGACCTGGTGGCGATCCTGCTCACCGGCGTGCCGGCCGGGCTGATCGACGGCTTCACCAACGCCACCGGCGACGTGCAGGCCGACATGCTGCGACTGAACACCGCCATCCCGCCGTCCAAGCGCCCGGACCGGTTCGGGGTGCTCGGCGGCGACCTGGCCGGGTTCCCGAACGGGCGGCGGGTCGGTGACGACGTGGTCAGCATCGCGTTGCGGGCGATCGCCGGGGTCACCGTCCCGCTGGTGGACAAGACGTTCCGGCCGGACGCGGCGGCCGCCGCGGTCACCCCGGGGCTGAGCGCCGCCGACGTGACCGCGCCGTTCCTCGCAAACTTCCCCTACCTGGGTACGCCGTACGACGGGTTCAACAACCCGCCGGCGGCGTCCTGA
- a CDS encoding aspartate aminotransferase family protein: MANATDHLWMHFTRMASYSAGEVPTIVRGEGAYVWDAQGRRYLDGLAGLFVVNAGHGRTELAEAAAKQAGELAYFPLWSYAHPKAIELAERIAALTPGDLNRIFFTTGGSEAVEAAWKLARAYFKRTGKPNKYKVISRYIAYHGTSMGALSITGLPGIKSDFEPLVPGAIKVPNTNFYRAPEHGDDPEAFGRWAADEIGRAIEREGPDTVAAVFLEPVQNSGGCFPPPPGYFERVREICDLHDVLLVSDEVICSWGRLGEYFGAVRYGYQPDIMTTAKGITSGYAPLGAMIASDRLMEPFLTETGMFAHGVTFGGHPVSCAVALANLEVFAREDLVGHVRANEDAFRATLEKLYDLPIVGDVRGDGYFYGIELVKDKTTRETFTEAESERLLRGFLSTALFQAGLYCRADDRGDPVIQLAPPLIAEQQHFDEIEQILRTVLTEAWTKL, encoded by the coding sequence ATGGCCAACGCCACCGACCACCTCTGGATGCATTTCACCCGGATGGCGAGCTACTCCGCCGGCGAGGTGCCGACCATCGTGCGCGGCGAGGGAGCGTACGTCTGGGATGCGCAGGGTCGCCGCTACCTGGACGGGCTCGCCGGGCTCTTCGTGGTCAACGCCGGTCACGGCCGCACCGAGCTGGCCGAGGCTGCCGCCAAGCAGGCCGGCGAGTTGGCCTACTTCCCGCTCTGGTCGTACGCGCACCCGAAGGCCATCGAGCTGGCCGAGAGGATCGCGGCGCTCACGCCCGGCGACCTCAACCGGATCTTCTTCACCACCGGAGGCTCCGAGGCCGTCGAGGCGGCGTGGAAGCTGGCCCGCGCCTACTTCAAGCGCACCGGGAAGCCCAACAAGTACAAGGTGATCAGCCGATACATCGCCTACCACGGCACCTCCATGGGCGCCCTGTCGATCACCGGCCTGCCGGGCATCAAGAGCGACTTCGAGCCGCTGGTGCCGGGGGCGATCAAGGTGCCGAACACGAACTTCTACCGGGCGCCCGAGCACGGCGACGATCCCGAGGCGTTCGGCCGCTGGGCCGCCGACGAGATCGGTCGGGCCATCGAACGGGAGGGGCCGGACACGGTCGCCGCGGTCTTCCTGGAGCCGGTACAGAACTCCGGCGGGTGCTTCCCACCCCCGCCCGGCTACTTCGAGCGGGTACGGGAGATCTGCGACCTGCACGACGTACTGCTCGTCTCGGACGAGGTGATCTGCTCGTGGGGGCGGTTGGGCGAGTACTTCGGCGCGGTGCGCTACGGCTACCAGCCGGACATCATGACCACCGCCAAGGGCATCACCTCCGGCTACGCCCCGCTCGGCGCGATGATCGCCAGCGACCGGCTGATGGAGCCGTTCCTCACCGAGACCGGCATGTTCGCCCACGGGGTGACCTTCGGTGGGCACCCGGTCTCCTGCGCGGTCGCCCTGGCCAACCTGGAGGTCTTCGCCCGCGAGGACCTGGTCGGGCACGTACGCGCCAATGAGGACGCGTTCCGGGCCACCCTGGAGAAGCTGTACGACCTGCCGATCGTCGGCGACGTCCGCGGCGACGGCTACTTCTACGGCATCGAACTGGTCAAGGACAAGACCACCCGGGAGACCTTCACCGAGGCCGAGTCGGAACGCCTGCTACGCGGTTTCCTCTCCACCGCCCTGTTCCAGGCAGGCCTCTACTGCCGGGCCGACGACCGGGGCGACCCGGTCATCCAGCTGGCCCCACCCCTGATCGCCGAGCAGCAGCACTTCGACGAGATCGAGCAGATCCTCCGCACAGTCCTAACCGAGGCCTGGACCAAGCTCTAA
- a CDS encoding WhiB family transcriptional regulator → MDGQLEVADLLGNAPEWQERALCSQTDPEAFFPEKGGSTREAKRICSRCEVKTECLEYALGHDERFGIWGGLSERERRKLKRRAA, encoded by the coding sequence ATGGACGGCCAGCTTGAGGTGGCCGACCTGCTCGGAAACGCGCCGGAGTGGCAGGAGCGGGCGTTGTGCTCGCAGACCGACCCCGAGGCGTTCTTTCCCGAGAAGGGCGGCTCGACCCGCGAGGCGAAGCGGATCTGCTCGCGTTGCGAGGTCAAGACCGAGTGCCTCGAATACGCTCTCGGGCACGACGAGCGGTTCGGCATCTGGGGTGGGCTCTCCGAGCGGGAGCGGCGCAAGTTGAAGCGGCGCGCCGCCTGA
- a CDS encoding polyamine ABC transporter substrate-binding protein, which produces MRTPLRPLSRRGLLTGTLGSAALLTMGGSLAGCGTKGAQQTEAGCVSEDLSGTEKKLAFANWPQYMDVDDTDESKRPSLDEFITKTGIQVTYTEDINDNNEFFGKVQNQLAACQSTDRDIIVLTDWMAARMIRLGWIQKLDPAKIPNVQANLLPSLLNRPFDTENRISIPWQSGLAGLAYNGNVTKELRTVDELLTRPDLKGKVTALSEMRDTMGLLLGSNGHDPANFTAAQFDDALNKLKKAVDSGQIRKFTGNDYAPDLAKGDIAACIGWSGDVIQLSTEDEKVRFVAPDSGVMLYSDNMMVPNKATHKGNAEALINYYYEPAVAAKLAAYVNYICPVKGAQAEMEKIDPELAANPLIFPDEALLSKSKVFMALDEKQEKEYEGKFQQVIGA; this is translated from the coding sequence ATGCGTACTCCCCTCCGGCCCCTTTCCCGGCGTGGACTGCTCACCGGCACTCTCGGTTCGGCCGCCCTGCTCACCATGGGCGGAAGCCTCGCGGGCTGCGGCACCAAGGGCGCGCAGCAGACCGAAGCTGGCTGCGTCAGCGAGGACCTCTCCGGCACCGAGAAGAAGCTCGCCTTCGCGAACTGGCCGCAGTACATGGACGTGGACGACACTGACGAGTCCAAGCGACCAAGCCTCGACGAGTTCATCACGAAGACCGGCATCCAGGTGACCTACACCGAGGACATCAACGACAACAACGAATTCTTCGGCAAGGTGCAGAACCAGCTCGCCGCCTGCCAGAGCACCGACCGGGACATCATCGTGCTGACCGACTGGATGGCGGCCCGGATGATCCGGCTCGGCTGGATCCAGAAGCTGGACCCGGCGAAGATCCCGAACGTGCAGGCCAACCTGCTTCCGTCGCTGCTCAACCGCCCCTTCGACACGGAGAACCGGATCTCCATCCCGTGGCAGTCGGGCCTCGCCGGCCTTGCGTACAACGGCAACGTCACAAAGGAACTGCGGACTGTCGACGAACTGCTCACCCGCCCCGACCTCAAGGGCAAGGTGACAGCGCTCAGCGAGATGCGCGACACCATGGGCCTGCTGCTCGGGTCGAACGGGCACGACCCGGCGAACTTCACCGCAGCCCAGTTCGACGACGCCCTCAACAAGCTCAAGAAGGCCGTCGACTCCGGGCAGATCCGCAAGTTCACCGGCAACGACTACGCGCCCGACCTGGCCAAGGGTGACATCGCCGCGTGCATCGGCTGGTCCGGCGACGTCATCCAGCTCTCCACTGAGGACGAGAAGGTGCGGTTCGTCGCGCCGGACTCGGGCGTGATGCTCTACAGCGACAACATGATGGTCCCCAACAAGGCCACCCACAAGGGCAACGCCGAAGCGCTGATCAACTACTACTACGAGCCGGCGGTCGCGGCGAAGCTCGCCGCGTACGTCAACTACATCTGCCCGGTCAAGGGCGCGCAGGCCGAGATGGAGAAGATCGACCCCGAGCTGGCCGCCAACCCGCTGATCTTCCCCGACGAGGCGCTGCTGTCGAAGTCCAAGGTGTTCATGGCCCTGGACGAGAAGCAGGAGAAGGAGTACGAGGGCAAGTTCCAACAGGTCATCGGGGCGTGA
- a CDS encoding Lrp/AsnC family transcriptional regulator, translated as MTNRQHENSNGGRRVAVRDGANHALLDDVAKQIIEQLQEDGRRPYATIGKAVGLSEAAVRQRVQRLLDSGVMQIVAVTDPLQLGFNRQAMIGLRTDGDLEVVADRLAELDEVDYVVITAGSFDLLTEVVCRNDDHLLEILQRLRAVPGVLSTEAFVYLKLRKQTYTWGTA; from the coding sequence ATGACAAACCGGCAGCACGAGAACAGCAATGGCGGTCGACGCGTCGCTGTCCGTGACGGTGCTAATCACGCTCTGCTGGATGACGTGGCCAAGCAGATCATCGAGCAACTCCAGGAGGACGGCCGCCGCCCGTACGCGACGATCGGCAAGGCGGTGGGACTGTCCGAGGCGGCGGTCCGTCAGCGGGTGCAGCGGCTGCTCGACTCCGGCGTGATGCAGATCGTGGCGGTGACCGATCCGCTCCAGCTCGGCTTCAACCGGCAGGCAATGATCGGCCTACGTACCGACGGCGACCTGGAAGTGGTCGCGGACCGGCTCGCCGAATTGGACGAGGTCGACTACGTGGTGATCACCGCCGGGTCGTTCGACCTGCTCACCGAGGTGGTCTGCCGCAACGACGACCACCTGCTGGAGATCCTGCAGCGGCTGCGCGCGGTGCCCGGGGTGCTCTCCACCGAGGCGTTCGTCTATCTCAAGCTGCGCAAGCAGACCTACACCTGGGGTACGGCCTGA
- a CDS encoding DUF3499 domain-containing protein, with product MRSPRRCSRNGCPRQAVATLTYVYNESTAVVGPLAAFAEPHTYDLCEPHARSLTAPRGWDVVRHEGEFEPPPPTTDDLVALAEAVREAARPAPRPPEPDQSRPENPHQTGRRGHLRVIPPNH from the coding sequence GTGAGGTCACCACGGCGCTGCTCCCGTAACGGCTGCCCCCGGCAAGCGGTCGCCACATTGACCTATGTCTACAACGAGTCGACAGCGGTGGTGGGGCCGCTGGCGGCGTTCGCCGAGCCGCACACGTACGACCTGTGCGAGCCGCACGCCCGCAGCCTCACGGCTCCGCGGGGCTGGGACGTCGTCCGGCACGAGGGCGAGTTCGAGCCGCCGCCGCCCACCACGGACGACCTGGTCGCGCTGGCCGAAGCGGTCCGCGAGGCCGCCCGCCCGGCTCCCCGCCCCCCGGAACCGGACCAGAGCCGTCCCGAGAACCCCCACCAAACCGGCCGCCGAGGCCACCTCCGAGTAATCCCCCCCAACCACTAA
- a CDS encoding metallopeptidase family protein has product MTSPEHRRPGSGRRAHRDRHGRGLRGRLVPATVPLARTKAEVFDDLVLDTVETLERRFAKELAGVEFAVEDVPPDLNVYDSDVLEDGEVPLARLLPGRPGRQEVPPRIVLYRRPLEFRAMDREDLADLVHDVIIEQVANLLGVDPDELA; this is encoded by the coding sequence ATGACGAGCCCGGAACACCGCCGCCCCGGCTCCGGCCGGCGTGCGCATCGTGACCGGCATGGGCGCGGCCTGCGTGGGCGGCTGGTGCCGGCCACCGTGCCGCTGGCGCGGACCAAGGCCGAGGTCTTCGACGACCTGGTCCTGGACACCGTGGAGACGCTGGAGCGTCGGTTCGCCAAGGAGCTGGCCGGGGTCGAGTTCGCGGTCGAGGACGTCCCGCCGGACTTGAACGTCTACGACTCGGATGTGCTGGAGGACGGCGAGGTCCCGCTGGCCCGGCTGCTGCCCGGCCGCCCGGGCCGGCAGGAGGTGCCGCCGCGGATCGTGCTGTACCGACGGCCCCTGGAGTTCCGGGCGATGGACCGTGAGGACCTCGCCGATCTCGTCCATGACGTGATCATCGAACAGGTGGCGAACCTTCTCGGTGTGGACCCGGACGAGCTCGCCTGA